The following proteins are encoded in a genomic region of Oncorhynchus kisutch isolate 150728-3 linkage group LG6, Okis_V2, whole genome shotgun sequence:
- the nr5a5 gene encoding nuclear receptor subfamily 5, group A, member 5 isoform X2, with protein sequence MYVPQGHFHAGQAQPLDMLSSEGSSTSQELKTEPGTRPDQAEVCPVCGDKVSGYHYGLLTCESCKGFFKRSVQNNKRYTCAERQSCPMNPSQRKRCPYCRFQKCLAVGMKREAVRADRMRGGRNKFGPLYRRDRQMKQQRGVYRHQQHNTTPYRIKLESAQTHQPSVSNNIHLMSSHTSAPLPSDNFHQSQAYPSNLGLSELHPMLLDCTLNRDRKALAPPPSLAYPEVYHRSSHGGGSGYHQEKSEMMPYSYGPAPPTPPRPKGLLTTPTTTPSSTPTPTLTSMLTAPIPSFLAQLLEGEPDERQLCAKVLASLQREQASRGKHDRLNTFSIMCKMADQTLFGLVEWARNSALFKELKVEDQMVLLQSCWSELLVLDHLCRQVAYSREGCIYLVTGQQIEVSNILTQAGVTLTSLVSRTQDLVVKLKALHLDTQEFVCLKYLVLFNPDVKSVQDRGQVEQTQERVNHTLMDHTLYTHPGHTDKFGQLLLRLPEVRSISLQVEEYLYQRHLQDPSGSLPDQPTEPKQSPNQ encoded by the exons ATGTACGTACCCCAGGGCCACTTCCATGCGGGCCAGGCCCAGCCTCTGGATATGTTGTCTTCGGAGGGATCGTCGACAT CTCAGGAGCTGAAGACCGAGCCAGGGACCAGGCCAGATCAGGCGGAGGTCTGTCCAGTCTGTGGAGACAAAGTGTCTGGCTACCACTATGGACTGCTCACCTGCGAGAGCTGCAAG GGTTTCTTCAAGCGTTCGGTGCAGAACAACAAGCGTTACACCTgtgcagagagacagagctgtcccATGAACCCCTCCCAGAGGAAACGCTGCCCCTACTGCCGTTTCCAGAAGTGCCTGGCCGTGGGCATGAAGAGAGAGG CGGTAAGGGCAGACCGAATGAGAGGTGGCCGGAACAAGTTTGGCCCTCTGTATCGACGAGACAGGCAGATGAAACAGCAGAGAGGGGTCTACCGCCACCAGCAGCACAACACCACCCCCTACAGGATCAAACTGGAAAGTGCACAAACGCATCAGCCTTCCGTTTCAAACAACATTCACCTGATGTCCAGTCACACATCGGCACCCCTTCCCTCTGACAATTTCCACCAATCGCAGGCCTACCCCTCTAATCTGGGCCTTTCAGAGCTCCACCCCATGCTTCTGGACTGCACCTTGAACCGGGACAGGAAGGCTCTAGCTCCTCCCCCATCCCTGGCTTACCCTGAAGTGTACCACCGTTCCTCCCATGGAGGGGGATCAGGATACCACCAGGAGAAAAGTGAGATGATGCCTTACAGCTACGGCCCGGCACCTCCAACCCCGCCCAGACCTAAAGGGTTACTCACCACGCCCACAACCACCCCGAGCTCCACCCCAACCCCGACCTTAACCTCCATGTTGACTGCTCCCATACCTAGCTTCCTGGCCCAGCTTCTGGAGGGTGAGCCGGATGAGCGCCAGCTGTGTGCCAAGGTGCTGGCCAGCCTGCAGAGAGAGCAAGCAAGCCGTGGGAAACACGACCGCCTCAACACCTTCAGTATCATGTGTAAAATGGCCGACCAGACTCTGTTTGGGCTTGTGGAATGGGCCAGGAACAGTGCTCTCTTCAAGGAGCTTAag GTGGAGGACCAGATGGTGCTGCTGCAGAGCTGTTGGAGTGAGCTGCTGGTGCTGGATCACCTGTGTCGACAGGTAGCCTACAGCAGAGAAGGCTGCATCTATCTGGTCACAGGACAACAG ATTGAGGTGTCGAACATCCTGACCCAGGCAGGGGTCACTCTGACCAGTCTGGTGTCAAGGACTCAGGACCTGGTGGTTAAACTCAAGGCCCTTCACCTGGACACACAGGAGTTTGTGTGCCTCAAATACCTGGTCCTCTTCAACCCTG ATGTGAAGTCAGTGCAGGACCGCGGGCAGGTGGAGCAGACCCAGGAAAGGGTGAACCACACCCTGATGGACCACACCCTCTACACCCACCCGGGTCACACCGACAAGTTTGGCCAACTGCTGCTACGGCTTCCTGAGGTTCGCAGCATCAGCCTGCAGGTGGAGGAGTATCTGTACCAGCGCCACCTACAGG ATCCTTCCGGCAGTCTACCTGACCAGCCTACTGAACCAAAGCAGTCCCCAAATCAATAG
- the nr5a5 gene encoding nuclear receptor subfamily 5, group A, member 5 isoform X3, translating into MYVPQGHFHAGQAQPLDMLSSEGSSTSQELKTEPGTRPDQAEVCPVCGDKVSGYHYGLLTCESCKGFFKRSVQNNKRYTCAERQSCPMNPSQRKRCPYCRFQKCLAVGMKREAVRADRMRGGRNKFGPLYRRDRQMKQQRGVYRHQQHNTTPYRIKLESAQTHQPSVSNNIHLMSSHTSAPLPSDNFHQSQAYPSNLGLSELHPMLLDCTLNRDRKALAPPPSLAYPEVYHRSSHGGGSGYHQEKSEMMPYSYGPAPPTPPRPKGLLTTPTTTPSSTPTPTLTSMLTAPIPSFLAQLLEGEPDERQLCAKVLASLQREQASRGKHDRLNTFSIMCKMADQTLFGLVEWARNSALFKELKVEDQMVLLQSCWSELLVLDHLCRQVAYSREGCIYLVTGQQIEVSNILTQAGVTLTSLVSRTQDLVVKLKALHLDTQEFVCLKYLVLFNPDVKSVQDRGQVEQTQERVNHTLMDHTLYTHPGHTDKFGQLLLRLPEVRSISLQVEEYLYQRHLQGDLPCNSLLTEMLHTKHS; encoded by the exons ATGTACGTACCCCAGGGCCACTTCCATGCGGGCCAGGCCCAGCCTCTGGATATGTTGTCTTCGGAGGGATCGTCGACAT CTCAGGAGCTGAAGACCGAGCCAGGGACCAGGCCAGATCAGGCGGAGGTCTGTCCAGTCTGTGGAGACAAAGTGTCTGGCTACCACTATGGACTGCTCACCTGCGAGAGCTGCAAG GGTTTCTTCAAGCGTTCGGTGCAGAACAACAAGCGTTACACCTgtgcagagagacagagctgtcccATGAACCCCTCCCAGAGGAAACGCTGCCCCTACTGCCGTTTCCAGAAGTGCCTGGCCGTGGGCATGAAGAGAGAGG CGGTAAGGGCAGACCGAATGAGAGGTGGCCGGAACAAGTTTGGCCCTCTGTATCGACGAGACAGGCAGATGAAACAGCAGAGAGGGGTCTACCGCCACCAGCAGCACAACACCACCCCCTACAGGATCAAACTGGAAAGTGCACAAACGCATCAGCCTTCCGTTTCAAACAACATTCACCTGATGTCCAGTCACACATCGGCACCCCTTCCCTCTGACAATTTCCACCAATCGCAGGCCTACCCCTCTAATCTGGGCCTTTCAGAGCTCCACCCCATGCTTCTGGACTGCACCTTGAACCGGGACAGGAAGGCTCTAGCTCCTCCCCCATCCCTGGCTTACCCTGAAGTGTACCACCGTTCCTCCCATGGAGGGGGATCAGGATACCACCAGGAGAAAAGTGAGATGATGCCTTACAGCTACGGCCCGGCACCTCCAACCCCGCCCAGACCTAAAGGGTTACTCACCACGCCCACAACCACCCCGAGCTCCACCCCAACCCCGACCTTAACCTCCATGTTGACTGCTCCCATACCTAGCTTCCTGGCCCAGCTTCTGGAGGGTGAGCCGGATGAGCGCCAGCTGTGTGCCAAGGTGCTGGCCAGCCTGCAGAGAGAGCAAGCAAGCCGTGGGAAACACGACCGCCTCAACACCTTCAGTATCATGTGTAAAATGGCCGACCAGACTCTGTTTGGGCTTGTGGAATGGGCCAGGAACAGTGCTCTCTTCAAGGAGCTTAag GTGGAGGACCAGATGGTGCTGCTGCAGAGCTGTTGGAGTGAGCTGCTGGTGCTGGATCACCTGTGTCGACAGGTAGCCTACAGCAGAGAAGGCTGCATCTATCTGGTCACAGGACAACAG ATTGAGGTGTCGAACATCCTGACCCAGGCAGGGGTCACTCTGACCAGTCTGGTGTCAAGGACTCAGGACCTGGTGGTTAAACTCAAGGCCCTTCACCTGGACACACAGGAGTTTGTGTGCCTCAAATACCTGGTCCTCTTCAACCCTG ATGTGAAGTCAGTGCAGGACCGCGGGCAGGTGGAGCAGACCCAGGAAAGGGTGAACCACACCCTGATGGACCACACCCTCTACACCCACCCGGGTCACACCGACAAGTTTGGCCAACTGCTGCTACGGCTTCCTGAGGTTCGCAGCATCAGCCTGCAGGTGGAGGAGTATCTGTACCAGCGCCACCTACAGGGTGATCTACCTTGCAACTCATTGCTCACAGAGATGCTGCACACTAAACACAGCTGA
- the nr5a5 gene encoding nuclear receptor subfamily 5, group A, member 5 isoform X1, with protein sequence MYVPQGHFHAGQAQPLDMLSSEGSSTSQELKTEPGTRPDQAEVCPVCGDKVSGYHYGLLTCESCKGFFKRSVQNNKRYTCAERQSCPMNPSQRKRCPYCRFQKCLAVGMKREAVRADRMRGGRNKFGPLYRRDRQMKQQRGVYRHQQHNTTPYRIKLESAQTHQPSVSNNIHLMSSHTSAPLPSDNFHQSQAYPSNLGLSELHPMLLDCTLNRDRKALAPPPSLAYPEVYHRSSHGGGSGYHQEKSEMMPYSYGPAPPTPPRPKGLLTTPTTTPSSTPTPTLTSMLTAPIPSFLAQLLEGEPDERQLCAKVLASLQREQASRGKHDRLNTFSIMCKMADQTLFGLVEWARNSALFKELKVEDQMVLLQSCWSELLVLDHLCRQVAYSREGCIYLVTGQQIEVSNILTQAGVTLTSLVSRTQDLVVKLKALHLDTQEFVCLKYLVLFNPDVKSVQDRGQVEQTQERVNHTLMDHTLYTHPGHTDKFGQLLLRLPEVRSISLQVEEYLYQRHLQDEIHFSKAGPNDPNANPNHNH encoded by the exons ATGTACGTACCCCAGGGCCACTTCCATGCGGGCCAGGCCCAGCCTCTGGATATGTTGTCTTCGGAGGGATCGTCGACAT CTCAGGAGCTGAAGACCGAGCCAGGGACCAGGCCAGATCAGGCGGAGGTCTGTCCAGTCTGTGGAGACAAAGTGTCTGGCTACCACTATGGACTGCTCACCTGCGAGAGCTGCAAG GGTTTCTTCAAGCGTTCGGTGCAGAACAACAAGCGTTACACCTgtgcagagagacagagctgtcccATGAACCCCTCCCAGAGGAAACGCTGCCCCTACTGCCGTTTCCAGAAGTGCCTGGCCGTGGGCATGAAGAGAGAGG CGGTAAGGGCAGACCGAATGAGAGGTGGCCGGAACAAGTTTGGCCCTCTGTATCGACGAGACAGGCAGATGAAACAGCAGAGAGGGGTCTACCGCCACCAGCAGCACAACACCACCCCCTACAGGATCAAACTGGAAAGTGCACAAACGCATCAGCCTTCCGTTTCAAACAACATTCACCTGATGTCCAGTCACACATCGGCACCCCTTCCCTCTGACAATTTCCACCAATCGCAGGCCTACCCCTCTAATCTGGGCCTTTCAGAGCTCCACCCCATGCTTCTGGACTGCACCTTGAACCGGGACAGGAAGGCTCTAGCTCCTCCCCCATCCCTGGCTTACCCTGAAGTGTACCACCGTTCCTCCCATGGAGGGGGATCAGGATACCACCAGGAGAAAAGTGAGATGATGCCTTACAGCTACGGCCCGGCACCTCCAACCCCGCCCAGACCTAAAGGGTTACTCACCACGCCCACAACCACCCCGAGCTCCACCCCAACCCCGACCTTAACCTCCATGTTGACTGCTCCCATACCTAGCTTCCTGGCCCAGCTTCTGGAGGGTGAGCCGGATGAGCGCCAGCTGTGTGCCAAGGTGCTGGCCAGCCTGCAGAGAGAGCAAGCAAGCCGTGGGAAACACGACCGCCTCAACACCTTCAGTATCATGTGTAAAATGGCCGACCAGACTCTGTTTGGGCTTGTGGAATGGGCCAGGAACAGTGCTCTCTTCAAGGAGCTTAag GTGGAGGACCAGATGGTGCTGCTGCAGAGCTGTTGGAGTGAGCTGCTGGTGCTGGATCACCTGTGTCGACAGGTAGCCTACAGCAGAGAAGGCTGCATCTATCTGGTCACAGGACAACAG ATTGAGGTGTCGAACATCCTGACCCAGGCAGGGGTCACTCTGACCAGTCTGGTGTCAAGGACTCAGGACCTGGTGGTTAAACTCAAGGCCCTTCACCTGGACACACAGGAGTTTGTGTGCCTCAAATACCTGGTCCTCTTCAACCCTG ATGTGAAGTCAGTGCAGGACCGCGGGCAGGTGGAGCAGACCCAGGAAAGGGTGAACCACACCCTGATGGACCACACCCTCTACACCCACCCGGGTCACACCGACAAGTTTGGCCAACTGCTGCTACGGCTTCCTGAGGTTCGCAGCATCAGCCTGCAGGTGGAGGAGTATCTGTACCAGCGCCACCTACAGG ACGAAATCCATTTTTCCAAAGCTGGACCCAATGACCCTAACGCcaatcctaaccataaccattaa